A genomic region of Brienomyrus brachyistius isolate T26 chromosome 6, BBRACH_0.4, whole genome shotgun sequence contains the following coding sequences:
- the kif5aa gene encoding kinesin family member 5Aa isoform X6 — MADSTAECNIKVLCRFRPLNQNEIRRGDRFIPTFQGDDTVIVGGKSYVFDRVFPTNTTQEQVYNTCARQIVKDVLEGYNGTIFAYGQTSSGKTHTMEGKLHDEESMGIIPRIADDIFSHIYTMDENLEFRIKVSYFEIYMEKIRDLLDVTKANLAVHEDRNRVPYVKGCTERFVSCPEEVMDVVDEGKANRHVAVTNMNEHSSRSHSILMVDITQEHIETEQKLTGKLYLVDLAGSEKVSKTGAEGAVLDEAKNINKSLSSLGNVISALAEGTKAHVPYRDSKMTRILQDSLGGNCRTTIFICCSPSSFNDAETRSTLMFGQRAKTIKNTVSVNLELTAEEWKKKFEREKDKSKSQKEAIQMLEADLKCMRHGEMKRRTSNRAESSSLLLNLNSIEKYLPKAEQLEPSDAGNTSTVTCHSEERLKYEEEISRLHEQLDGKDGEIIQQSKTAEKLRKQILERNKLLAYTRETSEDVHGHLRRLQEENDHAKMEVKEVLYALEELALNYDLKSQEVEEQSQQSQLLATELVQKMAHLQALEEELSRMQGESKQQRKHIAKVLNSLMQDLSEFSAVMGNRQIRLPVEISSALEEEFTVARIYVNKIRAEVKSMVKRCRRLESLQQECHREMEETGCELSSCQRLITQHESNICSLTECMQNVELTKKEMEESYKVLSEEMTKLQAEDTLHKGTGRELLGKDNDKGVECQEMDSHHEPPHMQLGHLHDDINEKQKIIGDLKEWNLESERELEHLHAEFARLKIQEQEKSKHLADLRCKLEQHYQSRQGLRSLEKTVQELQSLHYLRKVFMEDLMAQFRDIKEMEFATANWGTDTEKRRITFLENNLEHLTKIHKQLVRDNFELRSDLPKLERRLQHTAERVHALEGALRGAKAGAARDRHLYLQEMERMREVMQARRSQQHTEGCPLMMFQPEGDSSPKPCRPLQANTGQSSEVSSDAASATSSLDPCVLQASDENRRGDSESCPLRCGGEMVAPPRLYSAQQETATS; from the exons ATGGCCGACTCAACCGCAGAATGCAACATCAAAGTGCTGTGCCGCTTCCGCCCTTTAAATCAGAACGAGATCAGGCGAGGAGACCGATTCATCCCCACGTTTCAAGGAGACGACACCGTCATTGTCGGG GGAAAGTCGTATGTGTTCGATCGGGTTTTCCCCACCAATACCACCCAGGAACAGGTCTACAATACCTGTGCCAGACAGATCGTCAAAG ATGTCTTGGAGGGATACAATGGGACAATTTTCGCCTATGGACAGACCTCCTCGGGCAAGACCCATACAATGGAG GGGAAGCTGCACGATGAGGAGAGCATGGGCATCATTCCCAGGATTGCTGATGACATTTTcagccatatctataccatggATGAGAATCTGGAATTCCGCATCAAG GTGTCatattttgaaatatatatGGAAAAAATCAGGGATCTTTTAGATG TGACCAAAGCCAACCTTGCAGTCCATGAGGACAGAAACCGGGTCCCATATGTGAAA GGCTGTACTGAACGTTTTGTGAGTTGCCCTGAAGAAGTGATGGATGTTGTTGATGAGGGAAAGGCCAACCGGCATGTCGCTGTTACCA ACATGAACGAGCACAGCTCCCGCAGCCACAGCATCCTCATGGTCGACATCACGCAGGAGCACATAGAGACGGAGCAGAAGCTCACCGGGAAGCTGTATCTGGTGGACCTGGCAGGCAGTGAGAAG GTCAGTAAAACAGGTGCTGAAGGAGCTGTCCTGGATGAGGCCAAGAACATCAACAAGTCACTCTCATCGCTTGGCAATGTCATTTCTGCGCTGGCCGAGGGAACG AAAGCACACGTCCCGTACAGAGACAGCAAGATGACCCGGATCCTGCAGGATTCACTGGGAGGAAACTGTCGTACCACAATATTTATCTGCTGCTCTCCTTCCAGCTTTAATGATGCAGAGACAAGGTCCACCCTTATGTTTGGACAACG TGCAAAGACCATTAAGAATACGGTATCCGTGAATCTGGAGCTGACGGCGGAGGAATGGAAGAAAAAATTTGAGAGGGAGAAGGATAAGAGCAAGTCGCAGAAGGAAGCTATTCAGATGTTGGAGGCTGATCTGAAGTGCATGCGCCATGGTGAGATGAAGAGACGCACATCAAACCGAGCCGAAAGTTCCAGCTTGTTGTTAAATTTGAACAGCATAG AGAAATACCTTCCGAAAGCAGAGCAACTGGAACCCTCAGATGCTGGAAACACCTCCACTGTGACTTGTCACTCCGAGGAGCGTCTGAAATATGAAGAGGAGATTAGCAGGCTGCACGAGCAGTTGGACGGCAAG GATGGTGAAATTATCCAGCAGAGTAAGACGGCGGAAAAACTGAGGAAACAAATCTTGGAGCGTAACAAG CTCCTGGCATACACACGTGAGACCAGCGAGGATGTACATGGTCATCTGAGGCGACTGCAGGAAGAAAACGACCACGCCAAGATGGAGGTGAAGGAGGTGCTGTATGCTTTAGAGGAGCTGGCACTTAATTATGACCTGAAGAGTCAGGAAGTGGAGGAGCAGAGTCAGCAAAGTCAGCTGCTGGCCACAGAACTCGTGCAGAAAATG GCCCATCTACAGGCCCTGGAAGAAGAGCTGTCCCGAATGCAAGGGGAGAGCAAGCAGCAGCGTAAGCACATTGCCAAGGTGCTGAACAGCCTCATGCAGGACCTGAGCGAGTTCAGTGCCGTCATGGGCAACAGGCAGATCAGGCTG CCTGTGGAGATCAGCAGTGCACTGGAGGAGGAATTCACGGTGGCACGGATTTACGTAAACAAGATCCGAGCGGAGGTGAAATCCATGGTGAAGAGGTGCCGTCGCCTGGAGTCACTGCAGCAGGAGTGCCACCGCGAGATGGAAGAGACGGGCTGTGAGCTGTCGTCCTGCCAGAGGCTGATCACGCAG CATGAATCCAATATCTGCTCTCTGACGGAGTGCATGCAGAATGTGGAGCTGACGAAGAAGGAGATGGAAGAGAGCTACAAGGTTCTAAGTGAAGAGATGACAAAACTTCAGGCTGAAG ATACCCTACACAAAGGTACAGGTAGAGAACTGCTGGGGAAAGACAATGACAAG GGGGTTGAATGCCAGGAAATGGATTCTCATCACGAGCCCCCCCACATGCAGCTTGGACATCTGCACGATGACATCAATGAGAAACaaaagatcattggtgacctcAAAGA ATGGAATCTGGAGTCAGAGCGGGAGTTGGAGCACCTGCATGCTGAGTTTGCTCGTCTGAAGATCCAGGAACAGGAGAAGTCTAAACATCTAGCAGATCTTAG ATGTAAGCTTGAGCAGCATTACCAGTCCAGACAGGGTCTCAGATCGCTGGAGAAGACTGTG CAGGAGCTGCAGTCCCTGCACTACCTGCGGAAGGTTTTTATGGAGGATCTCATGGCTCAATTTAGAGAT ATCAAAGAAATGGAGTTTGCTACAGCGAACTGGGGAACAGACACTGAGAAACGCAGAATTACCTTCCTGGAGAACAACCTGGAGCACCTTACGAAGATTCACAAGCAG TTGGTACGTGACAATTTTGAACTGCGCAGTGACCTCCCCAAACTGGAAAGACGTCTGCAGCACACAGCTGAAAGAGTGCACGCTCTGGAGGGGGCACTGAGGGGGGCCAAGGCGGGGGCTGCCCGTGACCGCCACCTGTACCTGCAGGAGATGGAGCGCATGAGGGAGGTCATGCAGGCCAGGAGATCCCAGCAGCACACAG aAGGTTGCCCGCTCATGATGTTCCAGCCCGAAGGCGATTCCTCTCCAAAGCCatgtcgccccctacaggctaACAC TGGCCAGTCTTCTGAGGTGAGCTCTGATGCAGCCAGTGCAACCAGTTCCCTGGATCCATGTGTACTCCAAGCCAGTGACG AAAACAGGAGAGGAGACAGTGAGAGTTG CCCTCTACGGTGTGGCGGTGAGATGGTTGCGCCCCCGAGGCTCTACAGTGCTCAGCAGGAGACTGCAACCAGCTGA
- the kif5aa gene encoding kinesin family member 5Aa isoform X2, which yields MADSTAECNIKVLCRFRPLNQNEIRRGDRFIPTFQGDDTVIVGGKSYVFDRVFPTNTTQEQVYNTCARQIVKDVLEGYNGTIFAYGQTSSGKTHTMEGKLHDEESMGIIPRIADDIFSHIYTMDENLEFRIKVSYFEIYMEKIRDLLDVTKANLAVHEDRNRVPYVKGCTERFVSCPEEVMDVVDEGKANRHVAVTNMNEHSSRSHSILMVDITQEHIETEQKLTGKLYLVDLAGSEKVSKTGAEGAVLDEAKNINKSLSSLGNVISALAEGTKAHVPYRDSKMTRILQDSLGGNCRTTIFICCSPSSFNDAETRSTLMFGQRAKTIKNTVSVNLELTAEEWKKKFEREKDKSKSQKEAIQMLEADLKCMRHGEMKRRTSNRAESSSLLLNLNSIEKYLPKAEQLEPSDAGNTSTVTCHSEERLKYEEEISRLHEQLDGKDGEIIQQSKTAEKLRKQILERNKLLAYTRETSEDVHGHLRRLQEENDHAKMEVKEVLYALEELALNYDLKSQEVEEQSQQSQLLATELVQKMAHLQALEEELSRMQGESKQQRKHIAKVLNSLMQDLSEFSAVMGNRQIRLPVEISSALEEEFTVARIYVNKIRAEVKSMVKRCRRLESLQQECHREMEETGCELSSCQRLITQHESNICSLTECMQNVELTKKEMEESYKVLSEEMTKLQAEDTLHKGTGRELLGKDNDKGVECQEMDSHHEPPHMQLGHLHDDINEKQKIIGDLKEWNLESERELEHLHAEFARLKIQEQEKSKHLADLRCKLEQHYQSRQGLRSLEKTVQELQSLHYLRKVFMEDLMAQFRDIKEMEFATANWGTDTEKRRITFLENNLEHLTKIHKQLVRDNFELRSDLPKLERRLQHTAERVHALEGALRGAKAGAARDRHLYLQEMERMREVMQARRSQQHTEGCPLMMFQPEGDSSPKPCRPLQANTGQSSEVSSDAASATSSLDPCVLQASDENRRGDSESCLLPVCKSPLRCGGEMVAPPRLYSAQQETATS from the exons ATGGCCGACTCAACCGCAGAATGCAACATCAAAGTGCTGTGCCGCTTCCGCCCTTTAAATCAGAACGAGATCAGGCGAGGAGACCGATTCATCCCCACGTTTCAAGGAGACGACACCGTCATTGTCGGG GGAAAGTCGTATGTGTTCGATCGGGTTTTCCCCACCAATACCACCCAGGAACAGGTCTACAATACCTGTGCCAGACAGATCGTCAAAG ATGTCTTGGAGGGATACAATGGGACAATTTTCGCCTATGGACAGACCTCCTCGGGCAAGACCCATACAATGGAG GGGAAGCTGCACGATGAGGAGAGCATGGGCATCATTCCCAGGATTGCTGATGACATTTTcagccatatctataccatggATGAGAATCTGGAATTCCGCATCAAG GTGTCatattttgaaatatatatGGAAAAAATCAGGGATCTTTTAGATG TGACCAAAGCCAACCTTGCAGTCCATGAGGACAGAAACCGGGTCCCATATGTGAAA GGCTGTACTGAACGTTTTGTGAGTTGCCCTGAAGAAGTGATGGATGTTGTTGATGAGGGAAAGGCCAACCGGCATGTCGCTGTTACCA ACATGAACGAGCACAGCTCCCGCAGCCACAGCATCCTCATGGTCGACATCACGCAGGAGCACATAGAGACGGAGCAGAAGCTCACCGGGAAGCTGTATCTGGTGGACCTGGCAGGCAGTGAGAAG GTCAGTAAAACAGGTGCTGAAGGAGCTGTCCTGGATGAGGCCAAGAACATCAACAAGTCACTCTCATCGCTTGGCAATGTCATTTCTGCGCTGGCCGAGGGAACG AAAGCACACGTCCCGTACAGAGACAGCAAGATGACCCGGATCCTGCAGGATTCACTGGGAGGAAACTGTCGTACCACAATATTTATCTGCTGCTCTCCTTCCAGCTTTAATGATGCAGAGACAAGGTCCACCCTTATGTTTGGACAACG TGCAAAGACCATTAAGAATACGGTATCCGTGAATCTGGAGCTGACGGCGGAGGAATGGAAGAAAAAATTTGAGAGGGAGAAGGATAAGAGCAAGTCGCAGAAGGAAGCTATTCAGATGTTGGAGGCTGATCTGAAGTGCATGCGCCATGGTGAGATGAAGAGACGCACATCAAACCGAGCCGAAAGTTCCAGCTTGTTGTTAAATTTGAACAGCATAG AGAAATACCTTCCGAAAGCAGAGCAACTGGAACCCTCAGATGCTGGAAACACCTCCACTGTGACTTGTCACTCCGAGGAGCGTCTGAAATATGAAGAGGAGATTAGCAGGCTGCACGAGCAGTTGGACGGCAAG GATGGTGAAATTATCCAGCAGAGTAAGACGGCGGAAAAACTGAGGAAACAAATCTTGGAGCGTAACAAG CTCCTGGCATACACACGTGAGACCAGCGAGGATGTACATGGTCATCTGAGGCGACTGCAGGAAGAAAACGACCACGCCAAGATGGAGGTGAAGGAGGTGCTGTATGCTTTAGAGGAGCTGGCACTTAATTATGACCTGAAGAGTCAGGAAGTGGAGGAGCAGAGTCAGCAAAGTCAGCTGCTGGCCACAGAACTCGTGCAGAAAATG GCCCATCTACAGGCCCTGGAAGAAGAGCTGTCCCGAATGCAAGGGGAGAGCAAGCAGCAGCGTAAGCACATTGCCAAGGTGCTGAACAGCCTCATGCAGGACCTGAGCGAGTTCAGTGCCGTCATGGGCAACAGGCAGATCAGGCTG CCTGTGGAGATCAGCAGTGCACTGGAGGAGGAATTCACGGTGGCACGGATTTACGTAAACAAGATCCGAGCGGAGGTGAAATCCATGGTGAAGAGGTGCCGTCGCCTGGAGTCACTGCAGCAGGAGTGCCACCGCGAGATGGAAGAGACGGGCTGTGAGCTGTCGTCCTGCCAGAGGCTGATCACGCAG CATGAATCCAATATCTGCTCTCTGACGGAGTGCATGCAGAATGTGGAGCTGACGAAGAAGGAGATGGAAGAGAGCTACAAGGTTCTAAGTGAAGAGATGACAAAACTTCAGGCTGAAG ATACCCTACACAAAGGTACAGGTAGAGAACTGCTGGGGAAAGACAATGACAAG GGGGTTGAATGCCAGGAAATGGATTCTCATCACGAGCCCCCCCACATGCAGCTTGGACATCTGCACGATGACATCAATGAGAAACaaaagatcattggtgacctcAAAGA ATGGAATCTGGAGTCAGAGCGGGAGTTGGAGCACCTGCATGCTGAGTTTGCTCGTCTGAAGATCCAGGAACAGGAGAAGTCTAAACATCTAGCAGATCTTAG ATGTAAGCTTGAGCAGCATTACCAGTCCAGACAGGGTCTCAGATCGCTGGAGAAGACTGTG CAGGAGCTGCAGTCCCTGCACTACCTGCGGAAGGTTTTTATGGAGGATCTCATGGCTCAATTTAGAGAT ATCAAAGAAATGGAGTTTGCTACAGCGAACTGGGGAACAGACACTGAGAAACGCAGAATTACCTTCCTGGAGAACAACCTGGAGCACCTTACGAAGATTCACAAGCAG TTGGTACGTGACAATTTTGAACTGCGCAGTGACCTCCCCAAACTGGAAAGACGTCTGCAGCACACAGCTGAAAGAGTGCACGCTCTGGAGGGGGCACTGAGGGGGGCCAAGGCGGGGGCTGCCCGTGACCGCCACCTGTACCTGCAGGAGATGGAGCGCATGAGGGAGGTCATGCAGGCCAGGAGATCCCAGCAGCACACAG aAGGTTGCCCGCTCATGATGTTCCAGCCCGAAGGCGATTCCTCTCCAAAGCCatgtcgccccctacaggctaACAC TGGCCAGTCTTCTGAGGTGAGCTCTGATGCAGCCAGTGCAACCAGTTCCCTGGATCCATGTGTACTCCAAGCCAGTGACG AAAACAGGAGAGGAGACAGTGAGAGTTG CTTGCTTCCTGTGTGTAAAAGCCCTCTACGGTGTGGCGGTGAGATGGTTGCGCCCCCGAGGCTCTACAGTGCTCAGCAGGAGACTGCAACCAGCTGA
- the kif5aa gene encoding kinesin family member 5Aa isoform X4, producing the protein MADSTAECNIKVLCRFRPLNQNEIRRGDRFIPTFQGDDTVIVGGKSYVFDRVFPTNTTQEQVYNTCARQIVKDVLEGYNGTIFAYGQTSSGKTHTMEGKLHDEESMGIIPRIADDIFSHIYTMDENLEFRIKVSYFEIYMEKIRDLLDVTKANLAVHEDRNRVPYVKGCTERFVSCPEEVMDVVDEGKANRHVAVTNMNEHSSRSHSILMVDITQEHIETEQKLTGKLYLVDLAGSEKVSKTGAEGAVLDEAKNINKSLSSLGNVISALAEGTKAHVPYRDSKMTRILQDSLGGNCRTTIFICCSPSSFNDAETRSTLMFGQRAKTIKNTVSVNLELTAEEWKKKFEREKDKSKSQKEAIQMLEADLKCMRHGEMKRRTSNRAESSSLLLNLNSIEQLEPSDAGNTSTVTCHSEERLKYEEEISRLHEQLDGKDGEIIQQSKTAEKLRKQILERNKLLAYTRETSEDVHGHLRRLQEENDHAKMEVKEVLYALEELALNYDLKSQEVEEQSQQSQLLATELVQKMAHLQALEEELSRMQGESKQQRKHIAKVLNSLMQDLSEFSAVMGNRQIRLPVEISSALEEEFTVARIYVNKIRAEVKSMVKRCRRLESLQQECHREMEETGCELSSCQRLITQHESNICSLTECMQNVELTKKEMEESYKVLSEEMTKLQAEDTLHKGTGRELLGKDNDKGVECQEMDSHHEPPHMQLGHLHDDINEKQKIIGDLKEWNLESERELEHLHAEFARLKIQEQEKSKHLADLRCKLEQHYQSRQGLRSLEKTVQELQSLHYLRKVFMEDLMAQFRDIKEMEFATANWGTDTEKRRITFLENNLEHLTKIHKQLVRDNFELRSDLPKLERRLQHTAERVHALEGALRGAKAGAARDRHLYLQEMERMREVMQARRSQQHTEGCPLMMFQPEGDSSPKPCRPLQANTGQSSEVSSDAASATSSLDPCVLQASDAENRRGDSESCLLPVCKSPLRCGGEMVAPPRLYSAQQETATS; encoded by the exons ATGGCCGACTCAACCGCAGAATGCAACATCAAAGTGCTGTGCCGCTTCCGCCCTTTAAATCAGAACGAGATCAGGCGAGGAGACCGATTCATCCCCACGTTTCAAGGAGACGACACCGTCATTGTCGGG GGAAAGTCGTATGTGTTCGATCGGGTTTTCCCCACCAATACCACCCAGGAACAGGTCTACAATACCTGTGCCAGACAGATCGTCAAAG ATGTCTTGGAGGGATACAATGGGACAATTTTCGCCTATGGACAGACCTCCTCGGGCAAGACCCATACAATGGAG GGGAAGCTGCACGATGAGGAGAGCATGGGCATCATTCCCAGGATTGCTGATGACATTTTcagccatatctataccatggATGAGAATCTGGAATTCCGCATCAAG GTGTCatattttgaaatatatatGGAAAAAATCAGGGATCTTTTAGATG TGACCAAAGCCAACCTTGCAGTCCATGAGGACAGAAACCGGGTCCCATATGTGAAA GGCTGTACTGAACGTTTTGTGAGTTGCCCTGAAGAAGTGATGGATGTTGTTGATGAGGGAAAGGCCAACCGGCATGTCGCTGTTACCA ACATGAACGAGCACAGCTCCCGCAGCCACAGCATCCTCATGGTCGACATCACGCAGGAGCACATAGAGACGGAGCAGAAGCTCACCGGGAAGCTGTATCTGGTGGACCTGGCAGGCAGTGAGAAG GTCAGTAAAACAGGTGCTGAAGGAGCTGTCCTGGATGAGGCCAAGAACATCAACAAGTCACTCTCATCGCTTGGCAATGTCATTTCTGCGCTGGCCGAGGGAACG AAAGCACACGTCCCGTACAGAGACAGCAAGATGACCCGGATCCTGCAGGATTCACTGGGAGGAAACTGTCGTACCACAATATTTATCTGCTGCTCTCCTTCCAGCTTTAATGATGCAGAGACAAGGTCCACCCTTATGTTTGGACAACG TGCAAAGACCATTAAGAATACGGTATCCGTGAATCTGGAGCTGACGGCGGAGGAATGGAAGAAAAAATTTGAGAGGGAGAAGGATAAGAGCAAGTCGCAGAAGGAAGCTATTCAGATGTTGGAGGCTGATCTGAAGTGCATGCGCCATGGTGAGATGAAGAGACGCACATCAAACCGAGCCGAAAGTTCCAGCTTGTTGTTAAATTTGAACAGCATAG AGCAACTGGAACCCTCAGATGCTGGAAACACCTCCACTGTGACTTGTCACTCCGAGGAGCGTCTGAAATATGAAGAGGAGATTAGCAGGCTGCACGAGCAGTTGGACGGCAAG GATGGTGAAATTATCCAGCAGAGTAAGACGGCGGAAAAACTGAGGAAACAAATCTTGGAGCGTAACAAG CTCCTGGCATACACACGTGAGACCAGCGAGGATGTACATGGTCATCTGAGGCGACTGCAGGAAGAAAACGACCACGCCAAGATGGAGGTGAAGGAGGTGCTGTATGCTTTAGAGGAGCTGGCACTTAATTATGACCTGAAGAGTCAGGAAGTGGAGGAGCAGAGTCAGCAAAGTCAGCTGCTGGCCACAGAACTCGTGCAGAAAATG GCCCATCTACAGGCCCTGGAAGAAGAGCTGTCCCGAATGCAAGGGGAGAGCAAGCAGCAGCGTAAGCACATTGCCAAGGTGCTGAACAGCCTCATGCAGGACCTGAGCGAGTTCAGTGCCGTCATGGGCAACAGGCAGATCAGGCTG CCTGTGGAGATCAGCAGTGCACTGGAGGAGGAATTCACGGTGGCACGGATTTACGTAAACAAGATCCGAGCGGAGGTGAAATCCATGGTGAAGAGGTGCCGTCGCCTGGAGTCACTGCAGCAGGAGTGCCACCGCGAGATGGAAGAGACGGGCTGTGAGCTGTCGTCCTGCCAGAGGCTGATCACGCAG CATGAATCCAATATCTGCTCTCTGACGGAGTGCATGCAGAATGTGGAGCTGACGAAGAAGGAGATGGAAGAGAGCTACAAGGTTCTAAGTGAAGAGATGACAAAACTTCAGGCTGAAG ATACCCTACACAAAGGTACAGGTAGAGAACTGCTGGGGAAAGACAATGACAAG GGGGTTGAATGCCAGGAAATGGATTCTCATCACGAGCCCCCCCACATGCAGCTTGGACATCTGCACGATGACATCAATGAGAAACaaaagatcattggtgacctcAAAGA ATGGAATCTGGAGTCAGAGCGGGAGTTGGAGCACCTGCATGCTGAGTTTGCTCGTCTGAAGATCCAGGAACAGGAGAAGTCTAAACATCTAGCAGATCTTAG ATGTAAGCTTGAGCAGCATTACCAGTCCAGACAGGGTCTCAGATCGCTGGAGAAGACTGTG CAGGAGCTGCAGTCCCTGCACTACCTGCGGAAGGTTTTTATGGAGGATCTCATGGCTCAATTTAGAGAT ATCAAAGAAATGGAGTTTGCTACAGCGAACTGGGGAACAGACACTGAGAAACGCAGAATTACCTTCCTGGAGAACAACCTGGAGCACCTTACGAAGATTCACAAGCAG TTGGTACGTGACAATTTTGAACTGCGCAGTGACCTCCCCAAACTGGAAAGACGTCTGCAGCACACAGCTGAAAGAGTGCACGCTCTGGAGGGGGCACTGAGGGGGGCCAAGGCGGGGGCTGCCCGTGACCGCCACCTGTACCTGCAGGAGATGGAGCGCATGAGGGAGGTCATGCAGGCCAGGAGATCCCAGCAGCACACAG aAGGTTGCCCGCTCATGATGTTCCAGCCCGAAGGCGATTCCTCTCCAAAGCCatgtcgccccctacaggctaACAC TGGCCAGTCTTCTGAGGTGAGCTCTGATGCAGCCAGTGCAACCAGTTCCCTGGATCCATGTGTACTCCAAGCCAGTGACG CAGAAAACAGGAGAGGAGACAGTGAGAGTTG CTTGCTTCCTGTGTGTAAAAGCCCTCTACGGTGTGGCGGTGAGATGGTTGCGCCCCCGAGGCTCTACAGTGCTCAGCAGGAGACTGCAACCAGCTGA